The following proteins come from a genomic window of Vidua chalybeata isolate OUT-0048 chromosome 2, bVidCha1 merged haplotype, whole genome shotgun sequence:
- the LOC128781669 gene encoding uncharacterized protein LOC128781669: MDRELSRREGTQETSQREGPGVQEMSRQGARSSQELYQGQSPTEAEPAAAAPAGAAEEEEPPEALLSQEEDLGDQELFPGEDDVSSSSGEKPVGTVKEEATQTCPSSCDKELSQVKEAIKLSAGDSNTEPELSKGEEAIKDIPWDSKTDQMLSLVEDNIEVVPEDGKSDQELSSVEEDIEGIPKDSKSDKEVFSVEALIEDVPEDGTSDQELSSVELAIEGIPWDSMSDKELSSVEEDIEGIPEESTSGKELSEGEVAIKGIPEESTSGKELSEGEEAIKGIPEESTSGKELSEGEEAIEGIPWDSTTDQMLSSGEVAIKVVPWYSTSDQELSSVAEAIKGIPEDSMSDLELSEGEVAIEGIPEESTSGKELSEGEEAIEGIPWDSTTDQMLSSGEVAIKVVPWCSTSDQELSSVAEVIMGIPEDSMSDLELSEGEEAIEGIPWDSTTDQMLSSGEVAIKVVPWYSKSDQELSSVAEAIKGIPEDSMSDLELSEGEVAIEGIPEDSMSDLELSEGEVPIRVFPWDSTSDLELSSVEVAIEGIPEDSKSDKELFSVDQGIEVIPWDIMSDLELSSVEEDIEGIPEDSKSDKELSSVEEDMEVIPWDSTSDLELSSVEEAFEGIPEAWVECPAQEPCSQGPAPAPHSPPSPWPARLRAQALRGQPAAPRKRPSRFRRALRALRGLFRCPCLRPRPEE, translated from the exons ATGGACCGAGAGCTTTCCCGGAGGGAAGGTACACAAGAGACATCCCAGAGAGAAGGACCAGGAGTCCAAGAAATGTCCCggcagggagccaggagcagccaagaGCTGTACCAAGGCCAG AGTCCCACGGAGGCCGagccggcagctgctgccccggcaggagctgctgaggaggaggagccccCCGAGGCTCTCCTGTCCCAAGAAGAAGATTTGGGAGACCAAGAGTTGTTCCCGGGGGAGGACGATGTGAGCTCCAGTTCTGGGGAGAAGCCTGTGGGCACAGTGAAGGAGGAGGCCACGCAGACTTGTCCCTCGTCCTGTGACAAGGAGCTGTCCCAGGTTAAAGAGGCCATCAAGCTCTCTGCAGGGGACAGCAACACTGAGCCAGAGCTGTCCAAAGGGGAAGAGGCAATCAAGGACATTCCATGGGACAGCAAAACTGACCAGATGCTGTCCCTAGTGGAAGACAACATTGAGGTTGTTCCAGAGGATGGCAAAagtgaccaggagctgtcctcagtggaagaggacaTCGAGGGCATTCCAAAGGACAGCAAGAGTGACAAGGAGGTGTTCTCAGTGGAAGCGCTCATCGAGGATGTTCCAGAGGATGGCACGagtgaccaggagctgtcctcagtggaacTGGCCATCGAGGGCATTCCATGGGACAGCATGAGTGACaaggagctgtcctcagtggaagaggacaTCGAGGGCATTCCAGAGGAGAGCACGAGTGGCAAGGAGCTGTCCGAAGGGGAAGTGGCCATCAAGGGCATTCCAGAGGAGAGCACGAGCGGCAAGGAGCTGTCCGAAGGGGAAGAGGCCATCAAGGGCATTCCAGAGGAGAGCACGAGCGGCAAGGAGCTGTCCGAAGGGGAAGAGGCCATCGAGGGCATTCCATGGGATAGCACAACTGACCAGATGCTGTCCTCAGGGGAAGTGGCCATCAAGGTTGTCCCATGGTACAGCACAagtgaccaggagctgtcctcagtggcaGAGGCCATCAAGGGCATTCCAGAGGACAGCATGAGTGACCTGGAGCTGTCCGAAGGGGAAGTGGCCATCGAGGGCATTCCAGAGGAGAGCACGAGTGGCAAGGAGCTGTCCGAAGGGGAAGAGGCCATCGAGGGCATTCCATGGGATAGCACAACTGACCAGATGCTGTCCTCAGGGGAAGTGGCCATCAAGGTTGTCCCATGGTGCAGCACAagtgaccaggagctgtcctcagtggcaGAGGTCATAATGGGCATTCCAGAGGACAGCATGAGTGACCTGGAGCTGTCCGAAGGGGAAGAGGCCATCGAGGGCATTCCATGGGATAGCACAACTGACCAGATGCTGTCCTCAGGGGAAGTGGCCATCAAGGTTGTCCCATGGTACAGCAAGagtgaccaggagctgtcctcagtggcaGAGGCCATCAAGGGCATTCCAGAGGACAGCATGAGTGACCTGGAGCTGTCCGAAGGGGAAGTGGCCATCGAGGGCATTCCAGAGGACAGCATGAGTGACCTGGAGCTGTCCGAAGGGGAAGTGCCCATCAGGGTTTTCCCATGGGACAGCACAAGTGACctggagctgtcctcagtggaagtGGCCATCGAGGGCATTCCAGAGGACAGCAAGAGTGACAAGGAGCTGTTCTCAGTGGATCAGGGCATCGAGGTTATTCCATGGGACATCATGAGTGACctggagctgtcctcagtggaagaggacatcgagggcattccagaggacagcaagagtgacaaggagctgtcctcagtggaagaggacaTGGAGGTTATTCCATGGGACAGCACGAGTGACctggagctgtcctcagtggaagaggccTTCGAGGGCATTCCAGAGGCCTGGGTGGAGTGCCCGGCACAGGAGCCGTGCAGCCAAGGGCCGGCGCCTGCCCCgcacagcccccccagcccctggcctgCCCGGCTGCGAGCCCAGGCCCTCCGCGGGCAGCCGGCTGCCCCCAGGAAACGTCCCTCCCGCTTCAGGCGGGCGCTGCGGGCGCTGCGGGGGCTGTTCCGCTGTCCCTGCCTGAGGCCACGGCCGGAGGAGTAA